Proteins co-encoded in one Rhopalosiphum maidis isolate BTI-1 chromosome 2, ASM367621v3, whole genome shotgun sequence genomic window:
- the LOC113554324 gene encoding tektin-B1-like, whose product MSIVTFEKPVPKVAESDWYYKITELKDSCDEHRCYAFVLGNESKKLRNDTDITTYWSTHHTNSKIFDRHTEITRWKYLIELCYKNLQKEIKDLKIEKEKTEKCIEFLNLNFTVTNHCLSIRDERGATDLCHDIASIELKNEQNTLEKLKKLLVEVCQNAWEMINKLEELEINVAEDLEKKNNTINIDSQLLKMTKDSNNISLKPDPLRVSKDFNTYEKWLKQCIDIKQRIENELMSSTKLRETMFVSQNKTLNDLLAQNDKVNYNLRRRIYDTERIKNELEWQKSNMLTDKDKFLKEIEKLENALYRKLNPKMLVETRCEERLYRAGIELCLDKTTIGLQKEHFQLNNTIKMLNDKLNQTKALHNILIEQINVLDEQLKNKTHTLNVDHKCLQYRVQLDNRSCS is encoded by the exons ATGTCTATAGTTACCTTTGAGAAACCTGTGCCCAAAGTGGCTGAGTCTGATtggtattacaaaataactgAATTAAAAGACTCTTGTGACGAACACAGATGTTATGCATTTGTATTAGGAAATGAATCGAAAAAACTAAGGAATGATACAGATATCACTACTTATTGGAGTACACATCATACCAATTCTAAGATCTTTGACAG aCATACTGAAATAACACGctggaaatatttaattgaattatgttataaaaacttgcaaaaagaaattaaagacttgaaaattgaaaaagagaaaactgaaaaatgtatagaatttcTAAACTTGAACTTTACCGTTACAAATCATTGCTTAAGTATAAGAGATGAAAGGGGTGCTACAGATTTATGTCATGATATTGCatctattgaattaaaaaat GAACAAAACACTTTGGAAAAGCTGAAAAAGTTGTTAGTTGAAGTATGTCAAAATGCATGGGAAATGATTAATAAGTTAGAAGAGTTGGAAATTAATGTTGCTGAAgacttagaaaaaaaaaataacacaataaatatagatagtcagttattaaaaatgacaaaagaTTCAAATAACATCTCTCTAAAACCAGATCCACTAAGGGTTTCAAAAGA TTTCAATACATATGAAAAATGGCTTAAACAGTgcattgatataaaacaaagaattgaaaatgaattaatGAGTTCAACAAAATTGCGTGAAACTATGTTTGtatcacaaaataaaactttaaatgatCTATTAGCTCAAAATgacaaagtaaattataatctcaGAAGACGTATTTATGATACAGAAAGGATTAAGAACGAATTAGAATGGCAAAAATCGAAT atgtTAACAGATAAGGATAAATTTTTgaaagaaattgaaaaattagaaaacgCTTTGTATAGAAAATTGAATCCTAAAATGTTGGTTGAAACACGGTGCGAAGAAAGATTATATAGGGCTGGTATTGAATTGTGCCTTGATAAAACTACTATTGGATTGCAAAAAGAACATTTTCAACTCAATAATACCATCAAAATGTTGAATGATAAGCTAAATCaaacaaa ggctttgcataatattcttattgagCAAATAAACGTACTTGAtgagcaattaaaaaataagactcATACATTAAATGTCGACCATAAATGTCTACAGTATAGAGTACAACTGGACAACCGGAGTTGTAGCTAA